CGTCACCCTGGTCTCCTCGGCCGAGGAGACCGCGCTGGATGTGTACGGGCACCTGCAGGCCGGTGAGCGGCTGCGGGAGACGGAGCGTCCGCCCCACCACGTCTTCGCCCAGACAGCGGTCGGCGCCGGCAGCGAGAACTTCGCCCGCCTCTCCCGCCGCTTCCTGGGACCGACCTTCGACATGACCGGCAGCCTGCCGGTGGTCACGGCATGAGGATCCACGTCATCGGCTGCAGCGGCAGCTTCGCCGGTCCCACCAGCGCCGCCTCCAGCTACCTCATCGAGCACGTGGATGCGGACGGCCGCCTCTGGCGGGTGCTCATGGATCTCGGCTCCGGTGCCTTCGGCCCCCTGCAGAACGTGATCGATCCCGCTGATCTGGACGCGGTGATCATCTCCCACCTCCACCCCGACCACTACCTCGACCTCACCGGCCTCGAGGTGTTCTGGGCCTACCACTCGCGGACCGACCTGGGGAAGCTGCCGATCCACGGCCCCGCCGCGCTGCCCGATCGGGTCTCCGGGGTGCTGGGCCGCGAGGGCCACATCCCCGCCGGGGTGAGCGCCGCCCCCTTCGACTACCACACCCTGACCGACGGCCACCGATTCTCGATCGGGCCGCTGGAGATCGAGACCCGCGCGGTGCTGCACCCGGTCGAGGCCTACGGCTTCCGGCTCACCGCCGACGGGGTCACCTTCGCCTACTCGGGAGACACCGATTCCTGCGAGGCGCTGGACGAGCTCGCGGCCGGTGCCGACCTGTTCCTGTGCGAGGCCGGCTATATCGAGGGCCGCGACGACCGCTTCACCGGGGTCCACCTCACCGGGCGCCGGGCGGGCGAGGCCGCCGCCCGTGCGGGAGTCGGTCGGCTCGCCCTGACCCACATCCCGGCCTGGACCGATCCCGGAATCCCGCTCGCCGAGGCGCGCGCGGTGCACACCGGCCCGATCACGATGGTCCAGCCGATGGATATCTTCGACGTGTCCTGCTCTTCGACCGAGGAAGGAGCTCCGTGAGCTCTTCGACCCAGACCCCCACCGGCGACCGCATCGACGGCCGCACCCCCGATCAGCTGCGCGAGGTGCGCATCACCCGAGGTTGGCTCGACCAGGCGGAGGGCAGCGCGCTGATCGAGTTCGGCCGCACCCGCGTGCTGTGCGCCGCCTCCTTCACCGCCGGGGTGCCGCGCTGGAAGCAGGGCTCCGGCTCCGGCTGGGTGACTGCGGAGTACGCGATGCTCCCGCGCGCCACCAACACCCGGTCCCCGCGCGAGTCGGTCAAGGGGAAGATCGGTGGGCGCACCCATGAGATCTCCCGACTGATCGGTCGCTCCCTGCGCGCGGTCATCGACCTCGACGCCCTGGGCGAGAACACGATCCAGCTCGACTGCGACGTGCTGCAGGCCGACGGCGGCACCCGCACCGCGGCGATCACCGGTGCCTACGTGGCGCTCGCCGACGCGATCAGCTGGGGCAAGCAGCACACCTCGCTGCCGGCCGCCTCCCAGGTGCTCACCGACTCGGTGAGCGCCATCAGCGTCGGCATCGTCGGCGGCCGACCGCTGCTGGACCTCGAGTACCGCGAGGACGTCGAGGCCGAGACCGATATGAACGTCGTGGTCACCGGCTCCGGCTCCTTCGTCGAGGTGCAGGGCACTGCAGAGGGCGCACCCTTCGACCGCACCGAGCTGGGGGCGCTGCTGGACCTGGCCACCGGCGGCTGCGCGGATCTCGCGAAGATCCAGCGAGACGTCCTCGCCGAGCAGCGATGACTGCACCGCAGACCGCGATCCCGGTCGGGGCGACGGTGATCCTGGCCTCGCACAATGCCAAGAAGCTGACCGAGTTGCAGAGGATCGTCACCGCTGCGGTCCCCGGCCTGGCGCCCGAGCAGATCATCTCCTCGGCCGGGATCGATCTGCCCGACGTGGTCGAGGACGCGGTCACCTTCGAGGGCAACGCCCTGCTGAAGGCGCGTTCGGCCGCCGCCGCGACCGGTCTGCTCGCCGTCGCCGACGACTCCGGCCTGTCGGTCGACGTGCTCGGAGGAGCGCCGGGGATCTTCTCCGCTCGCTGGAGCGGCCGGCACGGCGACGACGAGGCGAACAACGACCTGCTGCTGGCCCAGCTCGGCGACGTGCCGGACGCCCACCGCACCGCGCGCTTCGTGTGCGCGGCCGCGCTGGTCGCTCCCGACGGCGCCGAGGTCGTCGAGCGCGGGGAGATGGTCGGGATGCTGCTGCGGGAGCGCCGCGGTGCCGGCGGCTTCGGCTATGACCCGCTGTTCCAGCCGGAGGGGGAGAGCCGCTCCGCGGCGGAGCTCAGCCCGCAGGAGAAGGACGCGATCTCTCATCGCGGCAGGGCCTTCCGGGCGCTCGCCGGGCACGTGGCGCAGCTGATCGGCGCTGCGGGCTGAGGAGTCGGCACCCGGCACGATGACGAGAGCGGCCCCGGTCCGGAGGAACCTCCGGACCGGGGCCGCAGCCACGAGTCGTGGTCAGACGGCGCCGACGTGGGCGAGGGCGCGCCGGACCAGCAGGTCCCGGCCGCCCTCCATCTCCTCCAGCGGCGAGGACCGGGCCAGCAGCTCGTCGATGCCGAACCAGGTCAGCTCCAGCGCATCCTCCTGCGGCGCGGTCTCTCCGTCGATCGGCACCACGTAGGCCATCGAGATCGCGTGCTGGCGCGGATCGTGGAACGGGGAGACCCCCGGAGTGGGGAAGTACTCGGCGACCGTGAACGGCACCGGGGAGACGGGGATGCGCGGCATCGCCATGGGCCCCAGATCCTTGTCGATGTGCCGGGCGATCGCTTCGCGGAGCGACTCGTGGATCAGCACCCGCCCGGAGACGATCGCGCGCACGATCCGTCCCGCACCGGAGGCGCGCAGCAGCAGCCCGATCTCCTCCACGGAGCCGTCCACGTCCGTGCGCACCGGGACGATGTCCAGATAGGGGATCGGCAGGCGGCGACGCAGCTCTGTCACCTGCTCGGGCTCGAACCACGAGCCCTCGGAATCCACGGCGGTGCGGCTGTTCATCGAGCGCCCTCCTCGGCGTCGGCAGATATGGTCCTCGGCGCGCTGCGCCGATCCAGCGGTGTCAGCTCCCCCTTCGTCACGAAGAAGCGGGGGTTCTGCGCACGGGAGTCCATCGTGACCTGATTCTCCACCCTCTGCCCGGCGATCATCGAGACGGACCAGGTGGTCCCCTCGAGCTCGATCAGCGACAGGGTCGCGTTCGGGATCGACGGCAGCGGCTGCTCCATGATCCCGGACAGCAGGAAGCGGATCAGTGTGCCGTGCCCGACCACCAGGACCTTCTGGCCCCGGTACTTCTCCTCGAGCGCCTCGAGCCCGTCGAATCCGCGGTCGGCGGCCTGCTGGGTGTCCTCGACGCCGGGGAAGTCGCGCTGCGGGTACTGCCTCTCCATCTCGGCGGCGGGTCGCCCCTCCGCCGCGCCCCAGTCGATCTCCCGCAGCCGGTCCTCGGTGCCGCCGAAGGGGATGTCGTGGTCCTCGCCGATGATCCGTGCGGTCTGCTCCGCCCGCTGCAGCGGCGAGGAGACCACCACATCCCAGTCCACGGCCGGCAGGCCGTCGAAGGCGGCATGCGCCTGGGCGATGCCGGTCTCGTTCAAGGGGATGTCCGAGGAGCCCTGGAAGAGGTCCCGCAGATTGAAGTCCGTCTGTCCGTGGCGGACCAGTCCGAACAAGGTCATGGAGTGTCTCCTGGTCGCAGGGATGAGGCGTGCCCCCGGGGGAGAGGACTGGATCCTCGTGCGCCGCCGTGCGAGCGATGATCTCTGGGCGGCCCGCTCCCGGTGGGGACCCGGAAGTTCCCAGTGTATCGGTGCCTCGATCCGTTCCTCTCGACCCGCGCGCGATGCTGGGTGGTGAGAAAGGCCCCCGGGCCTCGGGCACCGGTCCGGTGATCTCACCGGTTCAGCGACGCTGCAGCAGGTAGAGGTACCCGCCGCCCACCGGGTTCTCCCAGACCATCGTGTCGGCCTCCCACGCCAGCACGGTATAGCCGTAGTCTCCGGCGCCCCACTCGATCCTGGTGCCGTTCAGCACCACATCCGTGGCATTCTCCTGGTGCTCCGTGGCGCCGGGAACATGCTGGCAGTAGAGCATGCGATCCGGCGCGGGGAAGACGAACCGGTGATCGTTGGTCACTTCGTCGAAACCCGACCCCTCATCGGTATGGGTGTGCGGCCACGCTCCGATCACGACCTCTGCGAGCTCACCATCCTGTGCATCCGTCGCGTCAGCGGCGCCGGTGATCCTCGGTGAATCCCACTCACAGGCTTCTTCCTGGGAGGGCTTCTCGCCCGCTTCCGCGGGTGGTTCCTCGTCTGGGGTCGAGTCCGTCTCCTGCGCAGAGCTGGGTTCCTGCGCAGCGCTGGGTGGTGTGGGGGTTCCTCCGTCGATCTGCGGCGTGCTCTCCGACGCGCAGCTCGCCAGCACACATGCGGCAGCGGCAGCCAGGGCGAACGCTGCGACGTGCCGCCTGTTTCCCCGTGATTTCGCTGTGCGACCCATTGTGAACCCCTAGCTTCGCCGGACCGACGTGATTCTCGTTCGATCATACGCACTGCTTTTCTGGGGTGTACCGGAATTCTCGGAAGGTGCTGCAGGGAAGGGGCTGAGGGCAGAACAGGTCCACCAGGCGCTCGGTCAGCGGATGGTGCACGGCCGCAGTGGTCCGGCCGGTCGTCCAGCCCGATCGGGGTGTCGTCGGCGCCCTGGCGAGGGGCTGCCGCCCTGATCGCGTCGCACCTCAGGCTGTTCTCCATCGCGACCGGTCGAGCTCGTCCACTGCGCGCACGAGGAACTCGGAAGATGCAGTACCGAGAAAGGAGCCGTGACGCCGAGCGGGTGTTCCGGAGCGTGCGGGGCGGTCGGGAAAAGCTTGTTCTCGTCATCGATGAGCGCAATATATCGCTATTCCATAGTCCTCGGTCGCGCACGGACCGGTTTTTGCGGTGGCTCATCGCATCGCGATGTCCCACCGCCGCGAAGAGCGATGTCGTCACCTGCGATCCGTAGCTGCGGATCAGGGTGACGACATCGCTCAGGCCGTGCGCGAGAAGGGACTCGAACCCTCACGCCCGCGGGCACTGGAACCTAAATCCAGCGCGTCTGCCAATTCCGCCACTCGCGCGCCCCACCAGGGTAATGGCCCGGGAGGCGGGCTCCGGTAGGCTCGGAGAGTCTTCCGGACCTCGACCCATCAGGAGTACCCATGAGCGCCCTCGCAGGCAAGACCGCTGTCGTCACCGGTTCGTCCCGGGGAGTCGGTGCCGCCACCGCGAAGCTGCTCGCCGCCGAGGGGGCGAACGTCGTGATCAACTACCGCCAGAAGGCACCGCGGGCGAACAAGGTGGTCGCGGAGATCGAGGCCGCCGGCGGCAGGGCCGTCGCCGTCGGTGCGGACCTCACCAGCGCGGAGGATGTGAACACCCTCATGCAGACCGCGGTCGACAGCTTCGGTTCGCTGGACCTGCTGGTCCTGAACGCCTCAGGCGGCATGGAGGCCGATCTGGGCGAGGACTACGCGATGCGCCTGAATCGCGATGCGCAGAACGACGCACTCACCGCCGGGCTCGCACGCCTCTCCGAGGGGGGCCGGGTGGTCTTCGTGACCAGCCACCAGGCGC
The window above is part of the Brachybacterium vulturis genome. Proteins encoded here:
- the rph gene encoding ribonuclease PH; amino-acid sequence: MSSSTQTPTGDRIDGRTPDQLREVRITRGWLDQAEGSALIEFGRTRVLCAASFTAGVPRWKQGSGSGWVTAEYAMLPRATNTRSPRESVKGKIGGRTHEISRLIGRSLRAVIDLDALGENTIQLDCDVLQADGGTRTAAITGAYVALADAISWGKQHTSLPAASQVLTDSVSAISVGIVGGRPLLDLEYREDVEAETDMNVVVTGSGSFVEVQGTAEGAPFDRTELGALLDLATGGCADLAKIQRDVLAEQR
- a CDS encoding MBL fold metallo-hydrolase, encoding MRIHVIGCSGSFAGPTSAASSYLIEHVDADGRLWRVLMDLGSGAFGPLQNVIDPADLDAVIISHLHPDHYLDLTGLEVFWAYHSRTDLGKLPIHGPAALPDRVSGVLGREGHIPAGVSAAPFDYHTLTDGHRFSIGPLEIETRAVLHPVEAYGFRLTADGVTFAYSGDTDSCEALDELAAGADLFLCEAGYIEGRDDRFTGVHLTGRRAGEAAARAGVGRLALTHIPAWTDPGIPLAEARAVHTGPITMVQPMDIFDVSCSSTEEGAP
- a CDS encoding histidine phosphatase family protein, translated to MTLFGLVRHGQTDFNLRDLFQGSSDIPLNETGIAQAHAAFDGLPAVDWDVVVSSPLQRAEQTARIIGEDHDIPFGGTEDRLREIDWGAAEGRPAAEMERQYPQRDFPGVEDTQQAADRGFDGLEALEEKYRGQKVLVVGHGTLIRFLLSGIMEQPLPSIPNATLSLIELEGTTWSVSMIAGQRVENQVTMDSRAQNPRFFVTKGELTPLDRRSAPRTISADAEEGAR
- a CDS encoding SDR family oxidoreductase, with amino-acid sequence MSALAGKTAVVTGSSRGVGAATAKLLAAEGANVVINYRQKAPRANKVVAEIEAAGGRAVAVGADLTSAEDVNTLMQTAVDSFGSLDLLVLNASGGMEADLGEDYAMRLNRDAQNDALTAGLARLSEGGRVVFVTSHQAHFIDEVETMPEYELVARSKRAGETALTQRLAEMSGKGVSFVVVSGDMIEGTVTATLLNRARPGALEARREAAGKLYSVEEFAAEVAAMAMADVETGHVELVGGAEDFRARTAN
- the rdgB gene encoding RdgB/HAM1 family non-canonical purine NTP pyrophosphatase, which codes for MTAPQTAIPVGATVILASHNAKKLTELQRIVTAAVPGLAPEQIISSAGIDLPDVVEDAVTFEGNALLKARSAAAATGLLAVADDSGLSVDVLGGAPGIFSARWSGRHGDDEANNDLLLAQLGDVPDAHRTARFVCAAALVAPDGAEVVERGEMVGMLLRERRGAGGFGYDPLFQPEGESRSAAELSPQEKDAISHRGRAFRALAGHVAQLIGAAG
- a CDS encoding NUDIX hydrolase family protein, whose protein sequence is MNSRTAVDSEGSWFEPEQVTELRRRLPIPYLDIVPVRTDVDGSVEEIGLLLRASGAGRIVRAIVSGRVLIHESLREAIARHIDKDLGPMAMPRIPVSPVPFTVAEYFPTPGVSPFHDPRQHAISMAYVVPIDGETAPQEDALELTWFGIDELLARSSPLEEMEGGRDLLVRRALAHVGAV